The stretch of DNA GGTTTGATTGCTTCAGTTTTGTTGGCGGGGAGAGACGGAGAGTTTCCCTCTCCAACCTCCACAGTTTGAATTTGGTAAAGATTTAAGGGCTGAGGCGAATCCTGATTATAGTCACTTTTCACACAGGAATGAGTGAATATGGATTCTGTATCCGATTCCAGCCCTTGAACCTGATCTTCCAACTGACTGGTcctgagctcctgttcctctttaaaCTGTGTTGGCTCTGGGTCCTCCTGGCCCAGACTGGGGCTCCACTCTTGTTCACAGTGCTGCTGATGCTTAGGGGAAACCTCTTCATCAGAGGCTATAAGCTGAATGGGCTGTTGTGCTAGCGAAGAGAAGAAAATGAAGATGTAGTCAAAAAATGATATGGTGGATAACAGTGCACTGTTCTGACATTCGCACGTACAGTACCACCATGGAGAGGATGttaaaattacatttacatttaaacgATTagatttcaaataaaataatgatGAAACATTGTCACATTTCTAGGCTTTCGGTCTGCTGCCTAACCTGGCGTAAACTGGAAAGCGACGTCCAGTAGCCCGCGAAGGCGGTCATTCTCTGCCTTTGAACGAGTGATTTCTTCCTGGTATTCGATTAAAATATTTTCCACCTCTATAAATATTTCTTTAGCAGCTGCAGCTAATCTCTCACTTAAAAACACATTTAGCAGCTTCAACTTTGTCATTTTGTGAATAAAATACCACCGTATTGGCGTTTTAGACAATGTTTCCAAATCGTAGTCCGATGGCTAGTAAACAGTCGAGAAACGTAGAATGCGTAGATTCTGGGTGCGTTCCAGATACACATTTTCGGCGCAAATTACTCATATCACAATGCGTAGTCATCTCAGGAACCACATTGATATAACAATCCTACCTAGAATCTTATGCATAAGGGTAAAATAGGAGGGAAATTAAAACAGCAGGAAAACTCGTTCTATGTGTTACATATGTGTTTCACTCTGAATGCTAATAGGCTACTCCAATAtagctgacttgcctacttaaattaaggttaaataaagaaaatatTATAAAGACACTAATCCTTTGGTAAGTAGCGGGGTTGAAGCGACACTGTGACAATGGCCGTGTTTGAGCGCATCAAAAcaactactgactgactgatctacaaatcataAATAACACtcattattatttgtagatcagtcagtcacaatttacccacAATACATTGTGGTTTTGAGCCTCTCGAACAAGGCCATTATCTGCACCGGATCAGGGAGCTGTATATAATGAGATGCTTTTGTCtccaccctaacaatgggagttgtCCCAAAGGCAGGAGACAAGCataggtccaaaataagcccatagaaacgcatttgTTTATTTTGGCAAGAGTGAAACCTCTGGCTCGTCCTCTCTCCATGACTATGGGCTCGATTGAGTGGTAAGAGAAAAGCAACCGAATGTAGATGAAAGTCGAGGAGTGAAGTCTGGGAAGGTGCATTTGCGACAGCCGAAAGTCGGACtgtggttttccaacagcaaggtacagatgaacatggcaGTGTTGCCATTGTTTATAAAAGTTTCTTTATAATGTCGAAATTAACATGCCTCTGACCCCCATATCACACACTCAAAAACTAAACTCCTGTGTGTACAATCATTGAGAGAGCCTCAAATATCATTCATTTGTTTATATCCACTGTATGAATCGCAGCAAAGATTGTTCCTGTttcagtcatgtctttggtcatgTTCAGGTGGGTCAAACAAAAACaccctaatgattggttgacaatagaGCCTCCCACAATGCAGGCTGAAGAGTGAAGTTGGTGAAGACCAAATGCAGAAACTGACAGTCAAAACATAGTGGCCTTTAATCACATTATTTCGGTGAAGTTCATGAATTCAACATGTAGACTGAAGTTGGACAATTTTTATCCCCATAATACAAAACACTTTGAAAGGCGTTACCGCCGATGGTCACCGACTTGACAAAATGGATCTGTTCGAACACGCCCAATCGGTGGACTGATATTGCAGCCGACTTTAAAGGGGTTAAGTCTAGATGAGATACAGTTTTTGTCAAATTTGGTTTCAAAATGAGATTTTTTggtgcattttagctaacccttttcctaatCTTAACCTAATTTTACaaaacctgctacgaaaagtacATTTTGCCAAAAACCgtattcttttttttattttaaaaacgaGATTGACTAATCTACAAATCACCTTCCTTCATAAATAACTACTCAATGTTAGTTGTAGATTAGCcagtcagtcacaatttacccatgaCACATCACGGTTTTGATGCCGTCGAACACGGCCATTCTCAGACGCTAGATACGTCAATTATTTTCCATTTTTACTATAATCCCGTAGTAGCCCATGTCAGCGGGATACACGGGTGTCATCTAGAAACAACCTCTCACTAAATCTTGAGGATGTTGGGGTGTATCTGGATAAAGCCAGTAGCCATATGGAAGACCAGAATCAATAGAATTCAGGAATCTAATAGCTCAATGTAAGACTAGAGATCATTATGAATAAGTTCTGAAATAGATATAGGCTCAAATAGGCTCAAATCAAATGAGTCCATTAtctcaaaatcaaataaaaattatattggtcacatgcagatgttattgcaggtgtagcgaaatgcttgtgtttctaactcaaacagtgcagtaatatctaactatttcacaacaatacacacatctaaagtaaaggaatggaattaagaatatataaatgttGGAGatgcatagactaaaatacagtagaatagaatacagtatatacgtatgagatgagtaatgcaaaataggtaaacattattaaagtgactagtgtcccatgtttaaagtggccagtgatttaaagactatgtacagtggggagaacaagtatttgatacactgccgattttgcaggttttcctacttacaaagcatgtagaggtctgtaatttttatcataggtacacttcaactgtgagagacggaatctaaaacaaaaatccagaaaatcacattgtatgatttttaagtaattaatttgcattttattgcatgacagagagaagcttgatgaaaaccagctccagagtgcttaggacctctgactgggggcgaatattcaccttccaacaggacaagaccctaagcacatagccaagacaacgaaGACAACActggagtggctttgggacaagtctctaaatgtccttcagtggcccatccagagcctggacttaaaccctatcgaacatctctggagagtcctgaaaatggctgtgcagcaacgctccccatccaatctaacagagcttgagaggatctgcaaagaagactgggagaaactccccaaatatatatatgtgccaagcttgtagcgtcatacccaagaacacgctacaagccttgatgacagctttgcacactctgcaTTCACTCAACCAGTTTGGTGAGGTAGTCATCTAGAATGCATTTCAAGAAGACTCAaataatgggtctgaatacttatgtaaatgtgaaacatatatgtgtatgtatgtatatgtgtgtatgtaccagtcaaaagttaggacacacctactcattcaagggtttttctttatttttacaattttctacattgtctaataatattgaagacatcaaaacaatgaaataacacatatgtaaatcatgtaaccaaaaacaaaagtgttaaacaaatcaaatatattttagattcttcaaagtagccaccctttgccttgatgacagctttgcacactcttgacattctctcaaccagtttgaGGTAGTCatgtggaatgcatttcaatttacaTTTAACAGGTTTGCCTTGTTAAAGTTActttggaatttctttccttaatgcgtttgagccaatcagttgtccAAATGTTTGGCTATCGATTTATATCTGTGTTTTCAGCTAAAAAGGGAAAAATCTGACATTTGTTCAATGAATGTGAATCTGAGAGAATTTTGGGAAAACCTTGCAGAATACTTATTTAACTTTTTGAACACTACCCATGTTTTTGACATGAAGGATATATGTTACTATTGCAATGATAACAAGACCATTGAAAGGATTGTCAATTTTTTTTATTCTTGTTGTCAAATACTTTATACACCAAACAAATTCCAGAATTCTATACCGAAATTACAAATATTTTTGATTGAATTTAATCTTGTTAAGACATCCCTagttaataacaataataataacatctTATTATAATGACTCAGGAAGATGTTTTCAGATGGACACAATTGCACTAGAATTgtcattaaaaaaatgtatgtatacatttttagtttttttttctaTGTATTTAGTATTTTCCTGTTTATACCTGTGTTGTGTTAGACATGTTTGATGTAGCGATGTAAGTTGTTGATAgttttgtattatgttttttttttaaatacataaataaaaaatgcagagagagaaagttacatacagtgcttcatttgtaaatcaGGTGCCAAAACAAAAAGTGAGTGTATTATTCTCATGATTCCTGTAACAGTAGTGTGCCCTCTCTGGGGCTCACTACTGTGATGAGCaagccactctcctctcccccaatgCGCTCAAGAGAAAAATGCATTCTGACGTATAACATTTTGAAATGCAATTGTAGAAATAAATAATGTTTAGTGAAACCAGGGGAAAATGTTAGGCTGGAGACTTGCAATAGTAATTAACACTTAACACTTACAGTCAATGTGGCCTCAGGGcaatttgtattattctgtatgtaaatctgtGACAGTACATAAGATCCACTCTCAGCGAAgtgtcagcctcctggcagaggcaccCAGGTTTTTAGCAAATATCTCCTGGTacttgataaagttcatattgcCTTTGACCTTAACATGGGCCCCAGGACCACTgtaagcaaaatagccccatagtACCAGGACATTTAAGCCAAAAACTTGCTtccctctgccaggaggctgacatttgcccgcaagtggatcttccagcaagacaataatccAAAGCACActtcaaaatccacaaagaagtggttaattgaccacaaaatcaataTTTTGTAacggccatctcagtctccggacttcaacccaattgaaaacctgtggttggaattgaagagggcagtccataatcGCAGATGGAGGATATCAAGTATTTTTAAAGATTATGTGTGGAAAATGGTCAGATATccttcccaatgtgttctccaatctcataaaacattttatcGTTGGAGGCTAGTACAGTGATGTTGGCTGGTGTGCATAGAATGCCAGGGCTGAATTCTTGACCCAGTCTGCCCCTGAAGGAAATGTCTCTGTTACCAATGAGCTGGAGTTAGCTAGCTCCAGTTTCAAACA from Oncorhynchus keta strain PuntledgeMale-10-30-2019 chromosome 21, Oket_V2, whole genome shotgun sequence encodes:
- the LOC118378427 gene encoding zinc finger protein 354C-like; this encodes MTKLKLLNVFLSERLAAAAKEIFIEVENILIEYQEEITRSKAENDRLRGLLDVAFQFTPAQQPIQLIASDEEVSPKHQQHCEQEWSPSLGQEDPEPTQFKEEQELRTSQLEDQVQGLESDTESIFTHSCVKSDYNQDSPQPLNLYQIQTVEVGEGNSPSLPANKTEAIKPEPEGEGFEISDPSNPQSLYAMNLDNAEAQSENGIYFNEIDSDGLPSEFEVPQPNQPRSARRGQKICTAKTVKKNPDEKPYQCNVCGKSFHHMSKLRTHLRVHTGEKPFSCPECGKCFSQSGEVNRHLKTHNRHRAYLSGL